Proteins encoded in a region of the Methanofollis tationis genome:
- a CDS encoding DUF3344 domain-containing protein gives MILFALLLLPAAVSADLYVGGIPLSTVESGTVSGGVFIDAYPGLATDATKTFTLPAGATVRWARLYVVVYCGHMENNYEGKATVSIDGGGAGTREYAENLNVPYSFPGEGGTGPVALNDHCTRVTSDYLIWYDATPLLSSGTLKVRARTAKVSPSFDGRIKAFVLVAAYDDGDNDTVHYWVNHGHDTDSYKADAYVGETEFSTNELEEGFESASLSVLYLASADAEYRFNGASLDGGSPVGAYFGKNTWDVGDSLQPGRDAGLTYDRLETETFYKIFGAVLSVRYAEEESGSIAVSSSPAGATVYIDDEESGVTNTTVTGLAVGDHTVRVEKEGYKTPDERTVTVKKGSTTAVSFTLAPLTGSISVVSEPQGAAILLDGIDTGKTTDAVIEHVPVGSHTLTLNLAGYTAYSTTVTVEDGAVAEVRAVLTTGGSSSDGNGGSAGGSGYAGGTLTVARHASIRGNLSITSVSNYTGLLPSGSTSSAVIDPGLPEGAAVREARLYLLSTWAHDEGKRIGSGAEIALSANGTLVQAGARYSDRKGEGPYDYPVETFVYDLTPHVGRGNLTVKAANSGTGRTTFALYGCLLMLAYEMPDAPEREYWIAEGSDAVLAGDAEEMTTMLFSDLPEPSGVAGARFTAVSTAATGEEGEANAVGFNGGEWWNLLQGGSSAISLASVDVLPYLTGGENTATIRSVPEGGKGDYMENRLAVLLLTLSADAGPAASLQAGETAEPGRTTAPTPTVQESESDENGPADGPLAISWFSSLWSWILSLFGIHSTADPGIPVADAIPSEEKPIAAVTTPAPLKPGDIRVSSAPAGALIYLDGTYTGRTTPFTLTSVQPGDHEVRLEHELYSPLVAAIALDGSATVAADLTESTYVVSPGLIETAEAEVDTTGCIYVTSKPDGATIVLDGRTLSYTTPQVICGLKPGIHTVKIKNGNGNFPIDSIKCSVTPGAVTPVSFVQDQVKVRSVTVAPESFRGAEFSVNGMRLNTKVPARVDVAGISSFFSIKNATGYYSFMISDFLDDGAECCPGEPAPATAGVLVRSSPAGAAIFIDGFETGFATPSTIANVSPGRHLISVSRAGYIPQERRILLVDDPNLSDDADLSFVLEGYPYGSLTVASDPPGGKIYLYGKDTGEVTPHTFGYMRIGRYEVKVTGKTGSATRDDIVVLPRRANTYTFTLS, from the coding sequence GTGATCCTGTTTGCGCTTCTCCTCCTCCCCGCAGCGGTCTCTGCCGACCTCTATGTCGGCGGCATCCCCCTCTCGACGGTGGAGAGCGGGACGGTCTCGGGCGGGGTGTTCATCGACGCCTATCCTGGCCTTGCCACCGATGCCACAAAGACCTTCACACTCCCTGCGGGGGCGACGGTGCGATGGGCGCGGCTCTATGTCGTGGTCTACTGCGGCCATATGGAGAATAACTATGAGGGGAAGGCGACCGTCTCTATCGACGGGGGCGGCGCCGGCACGCGGGAGTACGCCGAGAACCTCAATGTTCCTTACTCCTTTCCCGGCGAGGGGGGCACCGGCCCGGTCGCCCTGAACGACCACTGCACCCGTGTGACCAGCGACTACCTGATCTGGTACGATGCCACCCCGCTCCTCTCATCAGGCACGCTGAAGGTGCGTGCCAGGACCGCAAAGGTCTCGCCCTCGTTTGACGGCCGGATCAAGGCGTTCGTCCTGGTCGCCGCATATGACGACGGCGACAACGATACGGTCCATTACTGGGTGAACCATGGGCATGACACCGATTCGTACAAAGCAGATGCATACGTGGGTGAGACAGAGTTTTCGACGAACGAACTCGAAGAGGGTTTTGAATCGGCCAGTCTCTCGGTGCTCTACCTCGCATCGGCCGATGCGGAGTACAGGTTTAACGGCGCATCTCTTGACGGGGGCAGCCCCGTGGGAGCCTATTTCGGGAAGAACACCTGGGATGTCGGCGATAGCCTGCAGCCCGGGCGGGATGCCGGCCTCACCTACGACCGTCTGGAGACCGAGACCTTCTATAAGATCTTCGGCGCCGTCCTCTCGGTCAGGTACGCTGAAGAGGAGTCGGGATCGATCGCCGTCTCGTCCTCTCCTGCGGGCGCAACGGTGTACATCGACGACGAGGAGTCGGGTGTGACGAACACGACGGTTACGGGGCTTGCAGTCGGGGATCATACGGTCCGCGTGGAAAAAGAGGGGTACAAAACTCCGGACGAGCGCACGGTGACGGTCAAAAAGGGATCCACAACAGCGGTCTCTTTCACCCTGGCGCCCCTTACCGGTTCGATCAGCGTGGTGTCGGAGCCTCAAGGAGCAGCGATCCTCCTCGACGGGATCGATACCGGAAAGACCACCGACGCGGTGATCGAGCATGTGCCTGTCGGGAGCCATACCCTCACCCTGAACCTGGCCGGCTATACCGCCTATTCGACCACGGTCACGGTTGAGGATGGGGCGGTGGCCGAGGTGCGGGCCGTCCTCACCACCGGCGGGTCGTCCTCAGACGGGAATGGCGGGAGTGCCGGCGGCAGCGGATATGCCGGAGGGACGCTCACGGTGGCCAGGCACGCTTCGATCAGGGGCAACCTGAGCATCACTTCGGTGAGCAATTACACCGGCCTGCTGCCGTCCGGGTCGACATCGAGCGCCGTCATTGATCCCGGTCTCCCTGAGGGGGCGGCGGTGCGGGAGGCCAGGCTCTATCTCTTGAGCACATGGGCCCACGACGAGGGGAAGCGGATCGGGAGCGGGGCAGAGATCGCCCTCTCGGCCAACGGCACGCTGGTCCAGGCGGGCGCACGCTACAGCGACAGAAAAGGGGAGGGCCCGTACGACTACCCGGTCGAGACCTTCGTCTATGATCTGACACCGCATGTCGGCAGGGGGAACCTGACGGTGAAGGCCGCGAACAGCGGGACCGGACGCACCACCTTTGCCCTCTATGGCTGCCTCCTGATGCTGGCCTACGAGATGCCCGACGCCCCTGAGAGGGAGTACTGGATCGCCGAGGGTTCAGACGCCGTGCTTGCCGGGGATGCTGAGGAGATGACGACGATGCTCTTTTCCGATCTTCCTGAACCCTCGGGGGTCGCCGGTGCCCGTTTCACGGCGGTCAGCACGGCGGCGACCGGTGAGGAGGGAGAGGCGAACGCCGTCGGGTTCAACGGCGGGGAGTGGTGGAACCTGCTCCAGGGCGGGTCTTCGGCGATCAGCCTTGCGAGCGTCGACGTCCTCCCCTATCTGACGGGCGGGGAGAACACCGCCACCATACGGAGTGTCCCTGAGGGAGGCAAAGGGGATTATATGGAGAACAGGCTTGCCGTTCTGCTCCTCACCCTCTCTGCCGACGCCGGTCCTGCCGCCTCTCTCCAGGCAGGAGAGACGGCTGAGCCCGGACGCACTACCGCCCCCACCCCCACCGTCCAGGAGTCAGAGAGCGACGAGAACGGGCCGGCGGATGGGCCATTGGCTATCAGCTGGTTCTCCTCTCTCTGGTCCTGGATCCTCTCTCTCTTCGGGATACATTCAACCGCAGATCCCGGGATCCCGGTCGCCGATGCCATCCCCTCTGAAGAGAAGCCGATCGCCGCTGTTACGACGCCCGCCCCCCTCAAGCCAGGGGATATCCGGGTGTCCTCGGCACCGGCAGGAGCGTTGATCTATCTGGACGGCACCTATACCGGCAGGACAACGCCCTTCACTCTCACGTCGGTTCAGCCGGGCGATCATGAGGTCAGGCTTGAACACGAACTCTACAGCCCTCTCGTTGCGGCCATTGCTCTCGATGGGAGTGCAACGGTCGCTGCAGACCTCACTGAAAGCACATATGTCGTATCGCCCGGGCTGATCGAGACGGCAGAGGCAGAGGTGGACACAACCGGGTGCATCTATGTGACCTCAAAACCCGACGGCGCCACGATCGTCCTCGACGGCCGGACGCTCTCGTACACCACGCCGCAGGTGATCTGCGGCCTCAAACCCGGCATCCATACCGTGAAGATCAAGAATGGCAACGGGAACTTCCCGATCGACAGTATAAAGTGCTCTGTTACGCCCGGCGCCGTGACTCCGGTCTCTTTTGTCCAGGACCAGGTGAAGGTCAGATCGGTGACGGTTGCCCCTGAATCTTTCAGAGGTGCGGAGTTCTCGGTGAACGGGATGCGGCTGAACACGAAGGTCCCGGCACGGGTGGATGTAGCCGGGATTTCGTCGTTTTTCTCGATCAAAAATGCGACGGGCTACTACTCCTTTATGATCTCTGACTTCCTCGACGATGGTGCGGAGTGCTGCCCCGGCGAACCTGCGCCGGCAACGGCTGGCGTCCTGGTCAGATCGAGTCCGGCAGGTGCAGCGATCTTTATCGACGGTTTCGAGACCGGGTTCGCCACCCCGTCCACGATCGCCAACGTCTCTCCAGGCCGGCACCTCATCTCAGTTTCCCGTGCCGGATATATCCCGCAGGAGAGGCGGATCCTGCTCGTCGATGATCCGAATCTCTCCGATGACGCCGACCTCTCCTTTGTGCTCGAAGGGTATCCGTACGGCTCGCTGACGGTCGCCAGCGATCCTCCTGGAGGGAAGATCTATCTCTATGGGAAGGACACCGGCGAGGTGACGCCCCACACCTTCGGGTATATGCGTATCGGGAGGTATGAGGTGAAGGTGACAGGAAAGACTGGTTCGGCGACCAGAGACGACATCGTCGTGCTGCCGAGGAGGGCGAACACCTATACTTTCACCCTTTCCTGA